The genome window GAAGACAACAGTTTCATAATTAATGTGTGTTATTGCGGTAGCAAGTGGCAAAGGCGGTGTAGGTAAAAGTTTTATTGCATCAAATTTAGCATATTTAATTAGTAGAGAAAATAAGAAAACATTAATTGTTGATTTTGATTTGGGAGGTGCAAATTTACATCATTTTTATGGTATTTCTCCGTTAAAGAAAAATTTATATCACTTTTTAAGGGAGGGTTGTACTTTAGATGAAATAATATTTGAGGTAGATGAACAACTTTTCTTGTTACCTGGTTCAAATGGTATCTTAGGTATGCCTCACTTAAAAAATTATGAAAAGCATAGAATAGTTAAAAATATTTTTAATAGTAAATATGATTATGTCTTTGCTGATTTGGGAGCAGGCACAAACTATAATTTATTAGATTTTTTTAATATTTCTAGGTATAAAATAATAGTTATGACCTCGGAACAAACATCTCTTGAAAATGCATACAGCTTTTTAAAGGTAGCCTTCTTGAGAGGTATATTAGATATATTGAAAGGTGAAAAAAATATTGATATGATTAAAAAACAGGTTAGCTTTAGAAGTGGTAAAATTAGATATGTAGATGATTTAAAAGAGTTATTGAATAAGCACAATCCTGAGAGTCTAAACAAAATTGATGAATATGTAAAAAATTTTAAAGTAGGTATAATTTTAAATATGGTAAAAAATGGTAATGAACTAGATTTTTTATTACTCTTTGACTATATTGCAAAAAAATATCTTGGTTTTAGTGTTGATAAGTTAGGTTTTATACCCTATGATAAAAAAGTAAGCGATAGCATTAAGAAAGGGTTATTTTACTTTAAGAATGCTGACAAAGAATATAAAGATTGCTTTAATGATTTGAAAACTAATATGATATCTTTAATAAGTAAAAATTAGGGATTAAAAAATGAACAATAACTACTATTTAGAAGAAGTAAAAGATAGGGATCACATAGAAGAATATATTAAACTTTTAGGTTTTAGGCTTGGGGATGAAATATATGCTGTTGATGTTATGGATATCGAGGAAATTATAAGGGTTACCGAGATCACATCAATTCCTCGCGCAGATAAAAGTATATTAGGTGTTATAAATTTGAGAGGCAGGGTTGTGCCCGTTGTTGACTTGAGGATTAGATTTAATTTAGATAAATATGATTTTGATAAGAATACTAGTATTGTAGTATTAAATTTTAATGGAGAATATATAGGTTTTGTTGTGGATTCTGTTACTGAAGTTATGAATATTAATAAAAAAAATATAAATCCTAACCCACCACTTATTGGAACAGTTGGTCAAGAATATGTACTTGGTATATACAGGCTTGATGATACCATGGTTTTTATATTGGATATTAATAGAATTGTATTCCCTGGGGATAAATATGAAGTAAGTAGATTAAAAAAGGAGATAGAAGGGAAAGATCTTGAGGACAAGGAAAAGGTAGAAGAGAAAAAACCACGTGAGACAGAAGAAGAAAGAGAATCTAGAGAGGAGACGCCCAAAAGAAAAGAGAGAAAAGACTTAAAAGAGGAACAAAAAGATAGGGCGAAACAAGGAGAAAAAGAAAGAGGGAAAGAAGATAGAAAGCTAAAGGAGAAGGAGCCTACAGAGGAAAAAGATATTGATAAATTAATCGAAGAAGAGCTTAAAAAAAGAGAAAAAGAGACTGAAGAGTTAATAAAAAGGAAAAAAGAAGAGCAAAATAAGACAGATAGTAAAAAAAAAATAGATAATGACAACACTGAAGTTAAAGAAAATGAGGTAGCTCAAGAGAATATAGATCAAATGATTGCAGCTGAGCTAGGTGAGAAAAGGGAAGAAGAAAACAAGGAAGCTAAAGATATAAAAGAAGATGCTAGCGATAAAGTAGAAACTAGTGATAAGAGTGAAGATAAACCAAATATAAAAGAATTGAGAAAGATAGCTAAAAACATAATAGATAATGATAAAGTTAAAGGTGGCGAGGAATCTGATGAAAAAATTGAACAGTATGTAAAAGAATTAGAGCAAGCAAAGGATAAATATGAAAACCATATTAATGCCTTAATTAATGTAAAAAATATGTTGCCAAAGATTGAAAGGCAGCTAAGGGATGTAGATAGGGTAACAAGCAAATCTACCGATAAGCTTTTCAATGTTTTAGATTCATTTGGTCACTTTTATGAAGAATTATTGTTAGAACTTGATAATTTTAATATATATATTGAGGAAGATAATCTAAAAGATTTAGATGGTAAACTAGAGCAGTATGAAGAAGGTATAGAAGAATATAAGGAAGTATCATTACAGATTTATGAAGCCTTAGAATTTGAGGATATTAGTGATCAAACAATTAAAAGAATATTAAAGCTTGTCTCAGATGTTAAAGCTAATCTTTCCTCTATCTTAGGCTACATAAAAAAGAAAGAAGATAATGATAACCTTTTGAATCAAGGACAAATTGATAAAATATTGAATGATTTTGGTTTGGAATAAAAGGGCGCGTAGCTCAATGGGAGAGCACTGCCTTGACGTGGCAGGTGTTGGCGGTTCAATCCCGTCCGCGCCTAGTTTATTATTATTGACATTTATATATAATTTTTATATGTTATCAACCTTAATAATATGATTGTATATATTGATAAGAAAGAATTTAATATAAAAGATAATATTTTCAAAGTAAATGAACTATTAAGTTATTTAAACATTAATAGTAAAAGTATAATAGCTGTATCTATAAATGGGGTATATAAAGATCTGGATTCAGATATAGGAGATGGTGATAAGATTGAATTAATTTCAGCAGAGAATGAAAAAGCAATTGAAATTTTAAGACATTCAGCAGCACATTTAATGGCGCAAGCAGTAAAAAGGTTGTTTTCTAATGCAAAATTGGTTATAGGCCCTCCGATAGAGAACGGGTTTTATTACGATATAGATCTTGATATAAATTTATCGGAGAAAGATTTGCCCCTTATTGAAAAAGAGATGGATAATATTGTTCAAAGTGATTATAAGATTATTCGTGAGGAGTTGCCGAAAGAAGAGGCTATTGAATTATTTGGTAAAATTGGTGAGACCTATAAGATAGAATTATTAAAGGATATTAATGATGAATTTGTTAGTATATATAGGCAAGGCGAGTTTGTTGATCTCTGTAGAGGCCCCCATGTTCCCTCAACAGGATATATTAAACACTATAAACTGCTAAAAGTTGCAGGTGCTTATTTAAGAGGGGATTCAAGGAATAAGATGTTGCAGAGGATTTATGGGACAGCTTTCTTTAAGAAGAATGATTTAACAATATATTTAAATAGGCTTAAGGAGGCAGAAAAAAGGGATCATAGAAAATTAGGAAGGCAGCTTAATATATTTTTAATAGATGAGAAGGTGGGGGCAGGATTGCCTATATATCTTCCTAAAGGTGGTCTTTTAAGAGGGACTTTAGAAGAATTTGAAAAAAGTG of Deferribacterota bacterium contains these proteins:
- a CDS encoding chemotaxis protein CheW; translation: MNNNYYLEEVKDRDHIEEYIKLLGFRLGDEIYAVDVMDIEEIIRVTEITSIPRADKSILGVINLRGRVVPVVDLRIRFNLDKYDFDKNTSIVVLNFNGEYIGFVVDSVTEVMNINKKNINPNPPLIGTVGQEYVLGIYRLDDTMVFILDINRIVFPGDKYEVSRLKKEIEGKDLEDKEKVEEKKPRETEEERESREETPKRKERKDLKEEQKDRAKQGEKERGKEDRKLKEKEPTEEKDIDKLIEEELKKREKETEELIKRKKEEQNKTDSKKKIDNDNTEVKENEVAQENIDQMIAAELGEKREEENKEAKDIKEDASDKVETSDKSEDKPNIKELRKIAKNIIDNDKVKGGEESDEKIEQYVKELEQAKDKYENHINALINVKNMLPKIERQLRDVDRVTSKSTDKLFNVLDSFGHFYEELLLELDNFNIYIEEDNLKDLDGKLEQYEEGIEEYKEVSLQIYEALEFEDISDQTIKRILKLVSDVKANLSSILGYIKKKEDNDNLLNQGQIDKILNDFGLE
- a CDS encoding AAA family ATPase, with the translated sequence MCVIAVASGKGGVGKSFIASNLAYLISRENKKTLIVDFDLGGANLHHFYGISPLKKNLYHFLREGCTLDEIIFEVDEQLFLLPGSNGILGMPHLKNYEKHRIVKNIFNSKYDYVFADLGAGTNYNLLDFFNISRYKIIVMTSEQTSLENAYSFLKVAFLRGILDILKGEKNIDMIKKQVSFRSGKIRYVDDLKELLNKHNPESLNKIDEYVKNFKVGIILNMVKNGNELDFLLLFDYIAKKYLGFSVDKLGFIPYDKKVSDSIKKGLFYFKNADKEYKDCFNDLKTNMISLISKN